AATATCACGTCTTTTTGTGATATAGCGGTATAATTTAGCTACTTTTGAACCGAGTTCTGCAATGCCGATGATATCTTCATCTGTTTCAGTAGGAAGCCCCATCATGAAATACAGTTTAACTGTCTTCCAGCCATGGCGGAACGCTGCGCCTGTTGCTTCCATCAAGTTTTCTTCTGTAACGCCTTTGTTGATGACATCGCGCAATCTCTGTGTACCAGCTTCAGGAGCAAATGTCAAACCGCTTTTGCGTACTTGTTGGAGTTTATGCGCAAGGTCAATGGAGAAACTGTCTATGCGCAATGATGGCAAGGAGAAGGATACTTTTTCATCTTTGTAGTCTTCTAATAAATCATCGACTAATTCATTTAAACAACTGTAATCGGCAGAGCTTAAAGAAGTCAAAGACATTTCATTATAACCTGTGTTATCGAGCATTTCTTTAGCTATAGTGCGCAATCTATCAGCTGTGCGTTCACGTACAGGGCGATAAGATATGCCAGCTTGGCAGAAACGACAACCGCGTGTACAGCCACGGAATAATTCGAGCATTATGCGGTCATGTACGATTTCAATGTATGGAAGTACAGGTTTTTTTGTAGCAAAGGAATTGCGGAAATCTTTGATAATGCGTTTGTAGATTACAGGTTTTGCTTCATCTACAAGTGGCGTTATATCTTTAAATGTATTGTCTTCATTGTAGTGAACTTCATATAAAGAAGGAACGTATATACCATCAAGTTTCGCCACTTCACGTAAAAAGCCTTTTCTGCCACCTTTTTTGCCGTTATCTTTCCATTTTACGAAAGTATCTACAACTTCATTTAATACTTCTTCACCTTCACCGATGATGAAGAAATCAAAGAAATCGGCAACTGGTTCAACATTATAAACGCATGGGCCACCGCCAACTATAAATGGTTCATCATCTGTGCGGTCTTTTTGCCAAGCAGGAATACCAGCTAAATCAAGCATATTGAGCACATTTGTATAAATCATTTCGTACTGCAAGGAAAATCCGACAAAATCAAATTCTTTGAGCGGAGTAAAAGATTCTAATGTATAAAGTGGTATATTATTTTCACGCATTTTGCTTTCCATATCAAGCCATGGAGCATAGACGCGTTCTGCTGCTGTGTCTTCGCGTTCATTTAATACTTCATATAAGATTTTTAGTCCGAGATTGGACATACCAACTTCATAAACATCAGGCATAGAAAGAGCAAATAAGCATTTCATTTGAGCATGATTTTTATGAATAGCATTTAGTTCCCCGCCAGTATAACGAGCAGGTTTAGTTACCGATTGTAAAATAGACGGCTTTATATTAATCAATTACAACGTCCTTTCTTCATGAAAAAAGCTGCTGCTTAGACAAATCCAAGACAGTAGCTTTTTATACATATAAATTATTCTTTTTCTTCCGATTTATCTTCTGGTTTTGTTTCAATATTCTTTAGCCCTTCTTTGGCAGCTTGAATATTGTTCATTACATTTTGTACATATATGCCCATATGGTCAAAAACTTGCTGAGCATATTCAATAGAATCATTGCGCATAGCCTCAGATTGAGCATATGTTTTATTTAAAATATCTTTAGCTTTAGATTGAGCGGCTAAAGTTATTTCATCTTCAGAAGCTTTTTTCTGTGCATATGCTTTAGCTTGTTCAATGATGTTTTTAGCTTCTGCGCGTGCATCTTCGATGATTTTATCTCGATTTTGCGTGATTTCTTCTGCTTCTTTTAGAGCAGAAGGCCATTCTTTACGAATGTCATCAATGAGGCGAACGAGCTTATCTTCTTCGATTAAGCATTTATTAGTGAATACTAATCGAGAAGAATTAGTTACTAAATCTTCTAGCTCATGAATTGATTTTATAATATCCATTATAATCCAACCTTTGAAATTTTATATTGTAAGAAAGATTATTTTTTTACTTTGGCATGGATAGCAGCTTCTACACATGGCGGTACGAGTGCTGAGATATCTCCGCCAAATTGTGCTAACTCACGTATTGCTGATGAAGATACATGATAATAACGATTATCTGTAGTTAAAAAGATATTTTCAATATCTGGAGCCATACTTTTAATCAGCATAGCACGTGGAAATTCATACAGAAAATCATTGGCATCACGTAATCCACGCACAATTACATGTGCATCTTTATCATGAGCATAATCAGCAAGTAATCCATCAAATGCATCTACAGTGATATTAGGTATTCCCTTTGTAGCTTCTTTTAAAAGTGCTACGCGTTCTTCAACTGTAAATAAAGGCTTTTTGTGAACATTGTTGAAAACGCCAACAATAACATTATCAAACATTTTTGTTGCACGTTTGAATATGTCGATATGTCCATTTGTAACAGGGTCAAAGCTGCCAGGACAAATTGCAGTTATCATATTTTATTCCTCACTTTTAACCATTTTAGTATTTTCATAAATACTTATTTGTGTTGTTGAACCGTATTTTTGACGACGCAACAATGAAAATTCTTCATATTTATCTGGTAAAATATCTTCAAGAGCGTGTTCCATAATAATTATACCATCATCACTTAATACAGGGTATTCATGCAAAATCTGCAAGCTTTTCATACATAATTCTTTGTGATATGGTGGGTCACAGAATATTATATCAAATTTCATCTTGTTTTGATGAAATTTTTTTATTGCCATGAAAATATCAGATTTTAAGATAGTAGCTTTATCATTTAATTTAGTATGAGCTGTATTGAATTTTATGATGGAAATACTTTCAAGTGCCATATCAACCATGGTGGCATGACTAGCACCTCGGCTGAGTGCCTCTAATGCTAGATTGCCTGTACCAGAAAACATATCTAAAACGTTTTTATCATAGACGAAAGCACCTAAAATATTAAAAAGCGATTCTTTTATTCTATCAGCCGTAGGACGCGTATTTTGTCCCTTTGGTGCTTTTAACTTTGCACCGCGGGCTGAACCTGTAATAATTCTCATGCAGTTTCACCTAAAAGTTTAGCTTTAAGCTGTTTATATGCTCTTGTATAATATGCGCCATTTTGAGATTCACGGTGGTCAAAACCGTAAGCTCTGCGACTTATGGCAAGAATTGGTGGAGCTTGAATGCGTTTTGCAATAGCCATACCAGTGAATAAATTCCACCAGCGTTCAAGGTCAGCGATGAATTCTTTAGCAGTTGAGAAGTATTTTGCCACTAAACCTTTTTCACAGCCGATATGTTCTTCAAGTGTATTTTCACTGTACCAAGTAAGAATATCTTCTGGTGTTACTTTTTGCCAGCTTTCGACAAAAGAACGGAATAAATAGTCATGGTATGGATATTTTATTGGGTCACCTTTGCCTGCGTCAACGTCTTGTTCAGCAGAAAGTTCAGCACTAGGTATGATATCGATAATTCCCTGTGGAATTACTTCGCGTTTATAAACTTCCTTATTTAAATAACGCGCTAAATCGTATACTTGATGTTTCCAAAGGTCAGCAAGTGCTGCTAAAAATCCTGATTGGTCGCCGTATAATGTAGAATAACCTACTGTTGTTTCAGCTTTATTAGCATTGCAAGTGAAGCCACCACCGATAGCTGCTGACATACCAGCAAGAATGCGAGCTGAGCGGTCACGTGCTTGAATATTTTCTTTAACGAAAGACGAAATAGTTAAGTGATTTACGTTTTGAGTTGTTAAATCGACTACATCTGTATGTTCAAATTGATTTACAGTAAAATCAACGACTTCTT
The window above is part of the Megamonas hypermegale genome. Proteins encoded here:
- a CDS encoding TIGR03960 family B12-binding radical SAM protein encodes the protein MINIKPSILQSVTKPARYTGGELNAIHKNHAQMKCLFALSMPDVYEVGMSNLGLKILYEVLNEREDTAAERVYAPWLDMESKMRENNIPLYTLESFTPLKEFDFVGFSLQYEMIYTNVLNMLDLAGIPAWQKDRTDDEPFIVGGGPCVYNVEPVADFFDFFIIGEGEEVLNEVVDTFVKWKDNGKKGGRKGFLREVAKLDGIYVPSLYEVHYNEDNTFKDITPLVDEAKPVIYKRIIKDFRNSFATKKPVLPYIEIVHDRIMLELFRGCTRGCRFCQAGISYRPVRERTADRLRTIAKEMLDNTGYNEMSLTSLSSADYSCLNELVDDLLEDYKDEKVSFSLPSLRIDSFSIDLAHKLQQVRKSGLTFAPEAGTQRLRDVINKGVTEENLMEATGAAFRHGWKTVKLYFMMGLPTETDEDIIGIAELGSKVAKLYRYITKRRDIKVTVSVSCFVPKPFTPFQWFPQNTIEEFQRKQQLLKSHITDRAVQFNYHTATTSELEGVISRGDRRLSKVIYQAWKDGAKFDGWSEEFKYDVWMNAFKKCDIDPYFYNMREYKFEEKLPWEHTTPGVSKKFLQREYEKALKGELTKDCRHDNCNGCGICPVLGTDMDTIK
- the rsmD gene encoding 16S rRNA (guanine(966)-N(2))-methyltransferase RsmD encodes the protein MRIITGSARGAKLKAPKGQNTRPTADRIKESLFNILGAFVYDKNVLDMFSGTGNLALEALSRGASHATMVDMALESISIIKFNTAHTKLNDKATILKSDIFMAIKKFHQNKMKFDIIFCDPPYHKELCMKSLQILHEYPVLSDDGIIIMEHALEDILPDKYEEFSLLRRQKYGSTTQISIYENTKMVKSEE
- the coaD gene encoding pantetheine-phosphate adenylyltransferase, with amino-acid sequence MITAICPGSFDPVTNGHIDIFKRATKMFDNVIVGVFNNVHKKPLFTVEERVALLKEATKGIPNITVDAFDGLLADYAHDKDAHVIVRGLRDANDFLYEFPRAMLIKSMAPDIENIFLTTDNRYYHVSSSAIRELAQFGGDISALVPPCVEAAIHAKVKK